In Dyadobacter sp. NIV53, a single window of DNA contains:
- a CDS encoding DUF779 domain-containing protein, translated as MIPRVTVTPEATEIINQLKKRFGELMFHQSGGCCDGSQPMCFEKGEFRTGDSDVLLGEIAGCEFFMSRDQFEYWQHTQLTIDVTPGRGSSFSLEIPMGVRFITKSRMYTPEEAGDLTEVI; from the coding sequence ATGATACCAAGAGTCACAGTTACTCCGGAAGCTACCGAGATAATAAATCAGTTAAAGAAAAGATTTGGAGAGTTGATGTTTCACCAAAGTGGCGGATGCTGCGACGGTTCGCAACCCATGTGTTTTGAAAAAGGGGAATTCAGGACCGGTGATAGTGATGTATTGCTGGGGGAAATTGCAGGATGCGAATTTTTTATGAGCCGGGACCAGTTTGAATACTGGCAGCATACACAACTAACTATTGACGTTACGCCGGGAAGAGGATCGAGTTTTTCTCTTGAAATTCCTATGGGTGTGCGGTTCATCACCAAATCCAGGATGTACACGCCCGAAGAGGCAGGTGATCTGACAGAAGTAATATAA
- a CDS encoding class I SAM-dependent methyltransferase, which translates to MQISENIKESYSSQYDADSVEWRNTGAKYKALNIVALSKNISFKNVLEVGAGEGSILNWLSKWNFSTDLNCVEISESGIEMIKQKQIENLKEILLFDGYKIPFADDHFDLVICSHVMEHVEHERVLLREIKRVSKYQIFEVPIDFSFYVDRKLKHFLAYGHINIYTPGLFRFLLKSENFDIKNDICYLYPDEVLNPTFKNNRKGFYITKIKHFILKMFPYLLGIKPNSYAVLTSKNSNEISIF; encoded by the coding sequence ATGCAGATATCTGAAAATATTAAAGAATCCTATTCCAGCCAGTACGACGCGGATTCTGTGGAATGGCGTAATACAGGTGCGAAATATAAAGCACTTAATATTGTAGCGCTTTCTAAAAATATTAGTTTTAAAAATGTTCTCGAAGTTGGAGCAGGAGAGGGAAGCATACTAAACTGGCTTTCAAAATGGAATTTTTCAACGGATCTTAACTGTGTGGAAATTTCGGAGAGCGGTATCGAAATGATCAAACAAAAGCAGATCGAAAATTTAAAAGAAATCCTGCTTTTTGACGGGTATAAAATTCCTTTCGCTGATGATCATTTTGATCTGGTTATATGTTCGCACGTTATGGAACATGTGGAACACGAAAGGGTTTTGCTCAGGGAAATAAAAAGAGTGTCCAAATACCAGATCTTTGAAGTACCTATCGACTTTTCATTTTATGTAGATAGGAAGCTGAAACATTTTTTAGCTTATGGTCATATCAATATTTATACACCAGGGCTATTTCGTTTTTTATTAAAATCAGAAAATTTTGATATTAAAAACGACATCTGCTATCTGTATCCGGACGAAGTATTAAATCCAACCTTTAAGAATAACCGAAAGGGATTTTACATTACCAAGATCAAGCATTTTATCCTTAAAATGTTTCCTTATCTCTTAGGGATCAAACCCAATTCGTATGCTGTTCTGACTTCTAAAAACAGTAATGAAATCTCCATTTTTTAA
- a CDS encoding aldehyde dehydrogenase family protein translates to MDTITAEPKAESKANVNETLANRPEFKEKYGNYIGGKFVEPVKGEYFDNISPIDGKVFTKAARSTKEDIEKALDAAHEAFATWGKTAAAYRSNLLLKIAQIIEDNLEYLAVVETIDNGKAIRETRAADLPLCVDHFRYFAGVIRAEEGGVSEHDENTVCINLHEPLGVVAQIIPWNFPLLMATWKIAPALAAGNCIVVKPAEQTPTSIMVLMELIGNILPPGVLNIVTGYGVEAGKPLASSPRVAKVAFTGETTTGRLIMQYASENLIPVTMELGGKSPNIFFPSVADADDAFFDKAIEGAVLFALNQGEVCTCPSRILVHESIYDKFMTRVIERTKAIKMGHPLDSTTMMGAQASNDQYEKILSYLKIGKEEGAEVLAGGDAQTFENGISGGYYIQPTIFKGHNKMRIFQEEIFGPVVCVTTFKTTEEAISIANDTLYGLGAGVWTRDAHEIYQVPRAIQAGRVWVNNYHAYPAHAPFGGYKKSGFGRENHKMMLGYYRQTKNMLISYDKNKLGFF, encoded by the coding sequence ATGGATACGATCACCGCAGAACCAAAAGCTGAGAGTAAAGCCAACGTAAATGAAACACTGGCGAACAGGCCGGAATTTAAGGAGAAGTACGGAAATTATATTGGAGGTAAATTTGTGGAACCCGTAAAGGGAGAATATTTTGATAATATATCACCTATTGACGGAAAGGTTTTCACCAAAGCAGCGCGGTCAACGAAGGAGGATATTGAAAAAGCATTGGATGCAGCTCATGAAGCATTTGCAACCTGGGGTAAAACGGCAGCAGCTTACCGGAGTAATTTGTTGTTAAAAATAGCGCAAATTATTGAAGACAACCTGGAATACCTGGCTGTGGTCGAAACGATTGACAATGGTAAGGCAATCCGTGAAACCCGTGCGGCGGATCTGCCTTTATGCGTTGATCACTTCCGTTATTTTGCTGGTGTAATCCGTGCAGAAGAAGGAGGGGTTTCAGAGCATGATGAGAATACGGTTTGTATCAATTTGCATGAACCGCTTGGCGTGGTTGCGCAAATTATTCCATGGAATTTTCCTTTGCTCATGGCAACCTGGAAAATTGCTCCTGCATTAGCCGCCGGCAATTGTATTGTCGTAAAACCTGCTGAACAAACGCCGACATCTATTATGGTATTGATGGAATTAATCGGAAATATTCTGCCTCCCGGCGTTTTAAATATCGTAACGGGTTATGGTGTGGAGGCTGGTAAACCGCTGGCATCTTCTCCCAGAGTTGCCAAAGTTGCGTTTACCGGAGAAACTACCACCGGCCGGCTGATCATGCAATATGCTTCTGAGAACCTGATTCCGGTTACAATGGAGTTAGGCGGAAAATCGCCAAATATATTTTTTCCCTCAGTTGCTGATGCAGATGATGCATTTTTTGATAAAGCCATAGAAGGTGCGGTTTTGTTTGCCTTGAACCAGGGCGAAGTTTGTACCTGTCCATCACGGATTCTGGTTCATGAAAGTATTTATGATAAATTCATGACCAGGGTAATCGAACGTACCAAAGCGATCAAAATGGGGCATCCGCTGGATAGTACTACTATGATGGGTGCCCAGGCTTCTAATGACCAGTATGAAAAAATCCTTTCGTATCTGAAAATAGGAAAGGAAGAAGGAGCAGAGGTATTGGCGGGCGGAGATGCGCAGACTTTTGAAAATGGGATTTCTGGCGGTTATTACATTCAGCCTACTATTTTTAAAGGACATAATAAAATGCGGATTTTTCAGGAAGAGATTTTTGGCCCGGTTGTATGTGTAACTACTTTTAAAACAACAGAAGAAGCTATCAGCATTGCCAACGATACTTTATATGGATTAGGTGCAGGAGTCTGGACAAGGGATGCACATGAAATTTATCAGGTGCCTCGTGCCATTCAGGCAGGCCGCGTGTGGGTGAATAATTACCATGCTTATCCGGCACATGCTCCGTTTGGCGGATACAAAAAATCGGGTTTTGGAAGGGAGAACCATAAAATGATGCTGGGCTATTACCGCCAGACTAAAAATATGCTTATTTCTTATGATAAAAATAAGCTTGGGTTCTTCTGA
- a CDS encoding DUF1080 domain-containing protein, which translates to MKRLSFFSSILFLIVCSNLPVLAQDGWVSIFNGTSLDGWKAGVNASSFSIVDGAIQVAGPRSHLFYEGPVKNHMFKNFEFKATVMTKPGSNSGIFIHTAYQEDGWPAKGYEVQVNNSHTDWKRTGSLYNVMDVKETYVKDNEWYTEYIKVEGKHITIMINDKVVVDYEESDIDKREGDMKTKFLSSGTFALQAHDPKSVVLYKDIKVRPLTE; encoded by the coding sequence ATGAAGAGATTATCATTTTTCAGCTCAATACTATTTTTAATCGTTTGTAGTAATCTTCCGGTTTTAGCTCAGGATGGCTGGGTTTCAATATTTAACGGGACCAGTCTTGATGGTTGGAAAGCAGGTGTAAACGCCTCCTCATTTTCCATTGTAGACGGTGCCATACAGGTTGCCGGTCCGCGTTCCCACTTGTTTTATGAAGGTCCGGTGAAAAACCATATGTTCAAAAATTTCGAGTTCAAGGCGACCGTGATGACGAAACCGGGATCAAATTCCGGAATATTTATCCATACTGCTTATCAGGAAGACGGCTGGCCGGCCAAAGGGTATGAAGTGCAGGTAAATAACTCGCACACCGACTGGAAGCGTACAGGAAGCTTGTATAATGTTATGGATGTAAAAGAGACTTATGTAAAAGACAATGAATGGTATACTGAATATATTAAAGTAGAAGGCAAACATATTACCATTATGATCAATGATAAAGTGGTTGTTGATTATGAAGAATCAGATATAGACAAACGGGAAGGTGATATGAAAACCAAATTTCTAAGCAGCGGTACTTTTGCCCTGCAGGCACATGATCCGAAAAGTGTAGTGCTCTATAAGGACATTAAGGTGAGGCCATTGACTGAATAA
- a CDS encoding pseudouridine synthase — protein sequence MTADPLLEILYQDADLVAINKPHGLLVHKTSIAADTNQFAVQILRDQLGKKVHPVHRLDRKTGGILLFALSEELNSLMQQQFAEGLVKKKYHAIVRGFTEDSMEIDYPLKRDDGVVQEAFTALKTLRKTEVPLQIGKHPTSRFSLVELTPSTGRMHQLRKHMAHIFHPIIADRPHGCNKQNKYFKEQLDMDTMLLHAIELEFNHPVTQKPIHIEADYQPEFKRMLKTLDFTVFTSEL from the coding sequence TTGACAGCAGATCCATTACTCGAAATACTTTATCAGGATGCTGACCTGGTTGCGATTAATAAACCACACGGATTATTGGTACACAAAACGTCTATCGCAGCAGATACGAATCAGTTTGCTGTTCAGATACTACGTGATCAGCTTGGGAAAAAGGTCCATCCGGTACACAGGCTTGACCGTAAAACAGGAGGTATTTTATTATTTGCGTTAAGCGAAGAACTTAACAGCCTCATGCAGCAGCAGTTTGCGGAGGGCCTGGTAAAAAAGAAGTACCATGCGATTGTCCGGGGTTTTACCGAAGATTCCATGGAAATAGATTATCCATTAAAACGGGATGACGGCGTAGTGCAGGAAGCATTCACAGCTTTAAAAACACTTCGAAAAACAGAAGTTCCTCTGCAAATTGGCAAACATCCTACTTCACGTTTTTCATTGGTGGAGCTTACTCCGTCGACGGGAAGAATGCACCAGCTTCGAAAACACATGGCGCATATTTTTCATCCGATCATTGCAGACCGACCTCATGGCTGTAATAAACAAAATAAATACTTCAAAGAGCAGCTGGACATGGACACCATGTTGTTACATGCTATAGAACTGGAATTTAATCATCCGGTTACACAGAAACCAATCCACATTGAAGCAGATTACCAGCCTGAATTCAAACGAATGCTGAAAACTCTTGATTTTACAGTATTTACATCTGAACTGTAA
- a CDS encoding DEAD/DEAH box helicase produces MNFNEFDLHEDVLNAVDAMNYQQATPIQEQAIPHILKGKDLLACAQTGTGKTAAYLIPILDKVAHQSGTHTGALILVPTRELAVQIDQQIQGLGYFVGATSIAVYGGNKGPEWDQQKKALTQGADIIIATPGRLIAHLQLGYVTFSQIKHLVLDEADRMLDMGFLSDILKIMSFLPAKRQTLMFSATMPAKIGDLAKRILHNPEEVRLAVSRPAERIDQQFYMAKDEQKLPLLTHLLSEVQNISMVLFTSRKSTVEPIVRALRKLGLEANGISSDSDQANREIVLRDFKNRKFPILVATDVLSRGIDIDNLSHVVNYDVPRDPEDYVHRIGRTARAESKGIAITFINEQDQKYVLKIERLFEKEIEKRSLTQELGLGDAPVFDPRKFRTTGPGKPGGSKSGNKPSDSSSRNKRRKPKNDQKSQIKA; encoded by the coding sequence TTGAATTTCAACGAATTTGATCTCCACGAAGACGTTCTCAACGCCGTGGATGCCATGAATTACCAACAAGCTACACCTATTCAGGAACAAGCTATTCCTCATATTTTAAAAGGAAAAGATCTTTTGGCCTGTGCCCAAACCGGTACCGGTAAAACCGCAGCTTATTTAATCCCCATTCTGGATAAAGTGGCTCATCAATCGGGCACACATACGGGTGCGCTTATACTTGTTCCAACGCGTGAACTCGCTGTTCAGATCGACCAGCAAATTCAGGGACTTGGCTACTTTGTGGGTGCAACCAGTATCGCCGTGTACGGTGGCAACAAAGGGCCTGAATGGGATCAGCAGAAAAAAGCGCTCACCCAGGGAGCCGATATTATCATTGCTACACCTGGCCGGTTGATTGCACATTTGCAATTAGGTTATGTTACTTTCAGCCAGATCAAACATTTGGTACTGGACGAAGCGGACCGTATGCTGGATATGGGATTTTTGAGCGATATCCTGAAAATCATGAGTTTTCTTCCTGCAAAAAGGCAGACACTTATGTTTTCGGCAACCATGCCTGCTAAAATCGGAGATCTTGCCAAACGCATTTTACACAATCCGGAAGAAGTAAGATTAGCCGTTTCCAGGCCTGCCGAGCGTATTGATCAGCAGTTTTACATGGCTAAGGACGAACAAAAACTTCCATTACTGACCCATTTATTGAGTGAAGTTCAAAATATAAGTATGGTATTGTTTACTTCACGTAAGTCTACGGTGGAGCCAATCGTACGTGCTTTGAGAAAACTGGGGCTTGAAGCCAATGGAATTTCATCCGATTCTGATCAGGCCAACAGAGAAATTGTACTGAGGGATTTCAAAAACAGAAAATTTCCTATTCTAGTAGCGACAGATGTTTTATCGCGAGGAATTGATATTGATAATCTGAGCCACGTTGTTAATTACGATGTTCCGCGTGACCCTGAGGATTATGTCCATCGGATTGGCAGAACGGCACGTGCTGAATCCAAAGGAATTGCGATCACTTTTATCAATGAGCAGGATCAGAAATATGTTCTTAAAATTGAACGCCTTTTTGAAAAAGAAATAGAAAAACGTTCTCTTACCCAGGAACTCGGATTAGGTGATGCGCCGGTTTTTGATCCGAGAAAGTTTAGAACCACCGGACCCGGGAAACCTGGTGGAAGCAAATCAGGCAATAAGCCTTCTGATTCTTCATCAAGAAATAAAAGACGTAAACCTAAAAATGACCAGAAAAGCCAAATTAAGGCTTAA
- a CDS encoding AraC family transcriptional regulator: MHLFDKPGFDYLPGETVLVPANVTMKIDFPDATEQNPTQCIALALDQTKIQHIIDRLNEEYPREGQEHFWKLQHNQYHFLNNVELAQTMNKLIRICSGSGIGKDILADLTLQELVVHILQTQNLQTIMDDNIDHNNPLAYVVNYIRANISEKIQVEDLSEKACMSRTSFYRAFKREFNLSPLDFILKEKIKKAKQILSESKTSISDVCYQLGFTDLNYFGRQFKKSEGISPTQYRSVTDKNEAIN, encoded by the coding sequence ATGCATCTTTTTGACAAACCTGGTTTTGACTATTTACCCGGAGAAACAGTTTTGGTGCCGGCTAATGTCACTATGAAAATTGATTTTCCAGACGCAACAGAACAAAATCCGACCCAGTGTATTGCGCTTGCCCTGGATCAGACTAAAATACAGCATATCATAGACAGGCTCAATGAGGAATATCCGCGTGAGGGACAAGAACATTTCTGGAAATTACAGCACAATCAGTACCACTTCTTAAATAATGTAGAACTGGCACAAACTATGAACAAACTGATCAGGATCTGCTCCGGATCCGGAATTGGAAAAGATATTCTGGCGGATCTTACTTTACAGGAGCTGGTTGTACATATTCTCCAGACTCAAAATCTGCAAACAATTATGGATGATAACATTGACCATAATAATCCGTTGGCCTATGTCGTCAATTATATCCGGGCTAATATCAGTGAGAAAATCCAGGTGGAAGATCTGAGCGAAAAGGCATGTATGAGCAGAACCTCTTTTTACCGTGCCTTTAAACGGGAATTTAACCTAAGTCCTCTTGATTTTATATTGAAGGAAAAAATCAAAAAAGCAAAGCAGATTCTGAGTGAATCGAAAACCAGTATTTCCGATGTTTGTTACCAGCTTGGCTTTACGGATTTGAATTATTTTGGAAGGCAATTTAAAAAATCGGAAGGAATATCGCCAACGCAGTACCGGTCGGTGACGGATAAAAACGAAGCTATCAATTAA
- a CDS encoding DUF3575 domain-containing protein, whose protein sequence is MNCRISLLFIFLLVFHFSHAQIDPDESKNHIILKWSPLSLFDIDNTVQLGLEVPVNDKFTIQQDIGYGHSGFNVWYADYENRPDIGTIKSRTQLRYYFYAKPRFRSYLAGEYLFKRVVRQETKWVGMDCVDNGGCSYFSYKNVKQGKFVNALHAKIGWQFYFSNRTSLDLFVGFGLRKARIRTLTKGVGNVDFDNGWDWWINANNNDPQIIPSVSTGFHLGFALGRFKKKED, encoded by the coding sequence ATGAATTGTCGCATATCATTGCTTTTTATTTTTCTGCTGGTATTTCATTTTTCTCATGCTCAGATAGATCCTGATGAATCCAAAAATCATATTATACTGAAATGGTCCCCGCTTAGTCTGTTTGATATTGATAACACGGTGCAGTTGGGATTAGAAGTGCCGGTAAATGATAAATTTACTATTCAGCAGGATATCGGTTATGGCCATTCCGGTTTTAATGTCTGGTATGCTGATTATGAGAACCGTCCTGATATTGGTACCATAAAATCCAGGACTCAGCTCAGATATTATTTTTACGCAAAACCCAGATTCCGATCCTATCTTGCGGGAGAATATTTATTTAAAAGAGTAGTAAGGCAGGAAACCAAATGGGTAGGTATGGACTGTGTAGATAACGGCGGATGTTCCTATTTTTCGTATAAAAATGTAAAGCAGGGCAAATTTGTTAACGCCCTGCATGCAAAAATCGGATGGCAGTTTTACTTTTCCAACCGAACTTCTCTAGATTTATTTGTTGGCTTTGGGCTACGAAAAGCTCGAATAAGAACGCTGACAAAAGGTGTCGGAAATGTTGATTTTGATAATGGATGGGACTGGTGGATAAATGCTAATAACAACGATCCCCAAATCATTCCCAGTGTGTCAACAGGCTTTCATTTGGGCTTTGCATTAGGAAGATTTAAAAAGAAGGAAGACTAA
- a CDS encoding ABC transporter ATP-binding protein has translation MRNPYLSLLATAWHYARQQKKRYLLIYAMFVMANLALAMHPLLLGWFIQSVQKEPDAVLSNVWLYACGYLLLTLLEWIFHGPARIMERKLAFDLSRNFLDELYHQVLNLPIKWHQDHHSGSTINRIRKAYEALKEFFQNGFIFLHAFFKFVFSFIAIVWFSPVFGSIGILIGALTVWVIFKFDKPFMKALDDTNEKEHIVSSTLFDSLSNIITVITLRLEKRMKVSLMSKVKDVFPSFLKSVVINEWKWFVASIFVALIYIVVTIGFIYQNYTPGQIFLVGGLVTLLGYVNQFTSVFQDVAWQYTEIIRYNTEVQTARVISEEYNRLIPQTGTALPENWKEINIRNLNFSHDDIYRAGQKAHSLHGLNIRINRGKRIAFIGESGSGKSTLLALLRGLYDPEKDVIVSVDGLEANIKMLAGTVTLFPQDPEIFENTIAYNITLGLDFDHQEIDQVCDTAYFSDVVANLPNGLESNIQEKGVNLSGGQKQRLALARGILAGRSSDIILLDEPTSSVDSKTESQLYDNMFEEFKGKAILSSLHRLHLLAKFDYVYILRNGYVIDEGTFHDLRENSSVFQDLWKHQQVLEEEGKRERVKG, from the coding sequence ATGCGTAACCCTTATCTCTCCCTCCTCGCCACTGCCTGGCATTATGCACGCCAGCAAAAGAAACGATATCTTTTGATCTATGCCATGTTCGTTATGGCTAATCTGGCGTTGGCCATGCATCCTTTATTATTAGGCTGGTTTATACAATCTGTCCAAAAGGAACCGGACGCTGTTCTGAGCAATGTATGGCTGTACGCCTGTGGTTATCTTCTGCTTACCTTACTGGAATGGATATTTCACGGACCAGCCAGAATTATGGAACGGAAACTTGCCTTCGACCTGAGCCGTAATTTTCTGGATGAATTGTATCATCAGGTTTTGAACCTGCCTATCAAATGGCATCAGGATCATCACAGCGGTTCGACGATTAACAGGATCAGAAAAGCATATGAAGCGCTGAAAGAGTTTTTTCAGAACGGTTTTATATTTCTGCACGCTTTTTTCAAATTTGTGTTTTCGTTTATAGCCATCGTATGGTTCTCACCGGTTTTTGGCAGTATTGGTATACTGATAGGCGCTTTGACAGTTTGGGTGATTTTTAAGTTCGACAAACCTTTTATGAAGGCACTCGACGATACAAACGAAAAAGAACATATTGTATCATCCACACTTTTTGACAGTCTTTCCAATATCATTACAGTCATTACGCTGAGATTGGAAAAACGAATGAAAGTGAGCCTCATGAGTAAAGTGAAAGATGTTTTCCCTTCGTTTTTAAAGAGCGTAGTTATCAACGAATGGAAATGGTTTGTTGCCAGTATCTTCGTGGCACTGATCTACATTGTTGTTACCATTGGCTTCATCTACCAAAATTATACTCCCGGACAAATATTTCTGGTTGGCGGGCTTGTAACTCTTTTAGGATATGTGAATCAGTTTACAAGTGTGTTTCAGGATGTGGCTTGGCAGTATACAGAAATTATTCGTTATAACACCGAGGTACAAACAGCACGGGTTATAAGTGAAGAATACAATCGCCTTATACCTCAAACCGGCACTGCTCTTCCTGAAAACTGGAAAGAAATTAATATCCGGAATCTTAATTTCTCACATGATGATATCTACCGGGCCGGTCAGAAAGCACATAGCCTTCATGGATTGAATATTCGGATTAATCGTGGTAAACGCATCGCTTTTATTGGTGAAAGCGGTAGCGGGAAAAGTACATTACTTGCATTACTTCGCGGACTTTACGATCCGGAAAAAGACGTGATCGTTTCAGTCGACGGCCTGGAAGCGAATATAAAAATGCTGGCAGGAACCGTTACCCTTTTTCCTCAGGATCCCGAAATTTTTGAAAACACAATTGCTTATAACATTACGTTAGGATTGGATTTCGATCATCAGGAGATCGACCAGGTTTGTGATACTGCCTATTTTTCAGATGTCGTTGCCAATCTTCCAAACGGGCTGGAATCCAATATACAGGAAAAAGGAGTGAATTTGTCCGGAGGCCAAAAGCAGCGCCTGGCATTGGCCAGAGGAATTTTAGCCGGCCGGAGCAGTGATATCATTCTGCTCGACGAGCCCACCAGTAGTGTTGACTCTAAAACAGAATCCCAGCTTTACGATAATATGTTTGAGGAATTTAAAGGAAAAGCAATACTCTCATCGCTTCACCGTCTACATTTGCTGGCCAAATTCGATTACGTATATATTCTGCGTAATGGGTACGTCATTGACGAAGGCACCTTTCATGACCTGAGGGAAAACAGCAGTGTTTTTCAGGATTTATGGAAACACCAACAGGTATTGGAAGAAGAAGGGAAACGGGAAAGGGTTAAAGGTTAG
- a CDS encoding DUF1361 domain-containing protein, with protein sequence MALERFIEWVKNYRFTVSNPPIISMEGLFSLLLLLILSLVAVFFHLVRIFFNAPIDFSMDWNLFLSWIPLIIAFFANNLTKRYGQIPVILIFLSFVWLAFLPNAPYMITDLAHLAVDYKRDLTWHDTIMLFFYAEVSLFNGLVSLYWMHQAWRHIFSRNVSATMLFISLPLAGFGVYLGRVRRMNSWDIIHDPRLILKNLFQSLFDRTAWVFSLEIGTLLGILYVVLWVIIRFRVRYTKKTSS encoded by the coding sequence ATGGCATTAGAACGATTTATAGAATGGGTTAAAAATTATAGGTTTACGGTTTCAAATCCTCCCATTATTTCAATGGAAGGATTATTTTCGTTGTTACTGCTCCTGATTCTCAGCCTGGTAGCCGTATTTTTTCATCTTGTCCGTATTTTCTTTAATGCACCCATTGATTTTTCAATGGACTGGAATTTGTTTCTAAGCTGGATACCGCTGATCATTGCGTTTTTTGCCAATAACCTGACAAAAAGATATGGGCAGATTCCTGTAATCCTGATTTTCCTGAGTTTTGTCTGGCTTGCTTTTCTTCCCAATGCGCCATACATGATTACCGATCTGGCGCATTTAGCAGTGGACTACAAGCGTGACCTCACATGGCATGATACCATTATGCTGTTTTTTTATGCAGAAGTAAGCCTGTTCAACGGCCTGGTATCGTTATACTGGATGCATCAGGCATGGAGGCACATATTTTCAAGAAACGTTAGCGCCACAATGCTTTTCATTAGTTTGCCATTAGCTGGTTTCGGGGTATATTTAGGCAGGGTCAGGCGGATGAACAGCTGGGACATTATACATGATCCGCGATTGATTCTTAAAAATCTTTTTCAAAGTCTTTTTGATAGAACTGCCTGGGTTTTTAGTTTGGAAATCGGTACATTATTAGGAATTTTGTACGTTGTTTTGTGGGTAATTATTCGCTTCAGGGTGAGGTACACCAAGAAAACATCCAGTTAA
- a CDS encoding LVIVD repeat-containing protein translates to MKKITPFLFIGIAFIGLIILITSCDSSSDSAVSPQTGLGGSMARFAITGNTLYIVSRQSLEVYNIANGGNPVKAVTKNINVGIETIFPYKNHLFIGATDGMYIYNNLTPDNPTLLTKYTHVQSCDPVVVQGNYAYVTLRGGVVCRNWVAQSSLDVVDISNPGNPQLINSQSMQSPYGLGVSGKRLFVCEGDNGFKVLDISDPQLPVIKHHFTDLASYDVIVKNNRLIITGAKGLFQYLYDEDDNVELLSKIPVL, encoded by the coding sequence ATGAAAAAAATTACTCCCTTCTTATTCATAGGCATTGCCTTTATTGGTTTAATAATCCTGATAACCAGTTGTGATAGCAGTTCAGATTCTGCGGTCAGTCCGCAAACCGGCTTAGGAGGCTCCATGGCTCGTTTTGCCATAACCGGTAACACCTTATATATTGTATCCAGGCAAAGCCTGGAAGTATATAATATTGCCAATGGCGGCAATCCTGTAAAAGCAGTAACAAAAAATATAAATGTAGGGATTGAGACCATTTTTCCATACAAAAACCACTTGTTTATCGGTGCTACGGATGGCATGTACATTTACAATAATCTGACACCTGATAATCCAACATTGCTGACAAAATATACACATGTCCAGTCTTGTGACCCGGTCGTAGTTCAGGGGAATTACGCCTATGTCACTTTACGCGGAGGAGTCGTTTGCAGAAACTGGGTTGCACAAAGCTCACTGGATGTTGTGGATATCAGCAATCCCGGAAATCCTCAGCTTATTAATTCCCAAAGTATGCAATCACCTTACGGACTGGGTGTGTCAGGAAAAAGATTATTCGTTTGTGAGGGTGATAACGGATTTAAGGTTTTGGATATCAGCGATCCACAATTGCCTGTCATCAAGCATCATTTTACTGATCTTGCTTCTTATGATGTAATTGTAAAAAATAACCGGTTAATTATTACAGGAGCCAAAGGACTTTTTCAGTACTTGTACGACGAAGATGACAATGTTGAACTGTTGAGTAAAATACCGGTATTATGA